CCATCGCTGGACCATCCGCCGGCTCGCCAGGGCGGCGTCCCCCGAGCGCGAACAGCTGGCCTGGCTGCTGGTTTCCGTGCTGCCGATCATCGTCGCGATCCTGGTCGGGCCGCCGGTCGTCCTCTTCGTCGTCACCCTGCTGACGACGGTGACGCTGCTGGTCGGGATCGTGCGGTACGAGTTGTTCGACGTGAAGCTGATCCTGCGCAGCGGGCTGCTGTACGGCGCGCTCATCGGTCTCGCCGCCGGTGCCTATTTCGCGGCGGTCGCTGCCGCCGGCATCGTGTCGTCCTCCACCGCGGTGCCGACGTTCTTCGCGGCCGCCGTGGTGGCGCTGCTCGCGCGCCCGGCATACATCGGCCTCTCCCGCTGGATCGGCCGGTTCGTGTATGGCGACCGCACCGACCCGGCACGCGCCCTCGGCCGGCTCGGCCCGGGCATGGAGGGCGCGCTCGGACCCGACCTGGACGCGGTGGTCGCCGCGGTGGCCCACTCGCTGCGCTCGCCCTACGTCGAGGTGGTGGGTGCGGACGGTCAGGTGCTGGCGACCGCCGGTCGACCGCAGCAGCATGCGGCGCAGGAGATCGCCCTGAGCCGGGACACCGACCGGGTCGGCACGCTGCGGGTCTGCTGGCGGACACCCACCGACCCGCCGTCGCGCGCGGAACGTGCCCTGGTCGAGGTGCTCGCGGTGTCGGTCGCCGTGGCGGTCCACGCCACCCGGCTCGCCCGGGACGTGGAGGAGTCACGGGCGCGGGTGATCGAGGTGCGGGCGGCCGAGCGCAGCAGGTTGAGGGCGGACCTGCACGACGGCGTCGGCCCGTCCCTGTCGGGGGCCGCGCTCGGCATCGAGGCCGCGTTGCGCACCGACCGGCTCGAAGACACCCGCGAGATCCTGGCAGTGGTGCACGGTGAGATCAAGCAGCTCGTCCGTGAGATTCGTTGCCTGATAGACGATCTCGGCCCTGCCGGGCTGGAGCACGGTCGTCTGCCGGAGGCATTGGCGGCACATGCGTCGGCCGTCAACGCGCTGGGCGTGGTGCACGTGACCGTCGCCGTGGACGCGCTGCCGCCCGTCACCCTCCCGGTCGAGGTGGCGGCGCACCGGATCGCCACGGAGGCGATCACCAACGTGGTGCGGCACTCCGGCGCCACCACGGCGCACGTGTCGTTGCGTTGCGACGAGCGGTCGCTGGTGCTGGAGGTGTCCGACGACGGCGTCGGGCTGGACGGGTCGACGCCGGGTGTCGGCAGGGGATCGATGCGTGAGCGGGCCGAGTCGGTCGGCGGCACCCTCACCCTGGGCGACCGGTCGCCGCACGGCACCTGCGTGCGGGCGGAGCTGCCGCTGCAGGAGCCGCGGTGAGCGCCGACGCGCCCGTCCGGGTGGTCCTGGCGGACGACCACCCGATGTACCGCTACGGAGTGGCGGCGGTGCTGGCCTCCGAGCCGCGGGTCGAGCTGGTCGGCGAGGCGCAGAGCGGGCGGGAGTTGCTCGCTCTGGTCGAACGGACCGGGCCGGACGTCGTCGTCACCGACCTGCGGATGCCGGACCTGGACGGCATCGCCGTCACCCGCGAACTGGGTATGACGAACCCGGACCTGCCGGTGCTGGTGCTGACGATGCACGACGACGACGAAAGCGTCTTCGGCGCGATGCGTGCCGGCGCCAGGGGGTATCTGCTCAAGGGCGCCGACGCGGACGAACTGATCGCCACGATCCGGACCGTTGCTGCGGGTGGCACGGCCTTCGGCCCGTCGGTCGCGCGCCGCATCGTGGGCTTCTACCTGGAGTCCACGAGCCGCTTCGCGCAAGGGGCCTTCCCCGAGCTGACCACGCGCGAACGCGAGGTTCTGGACCTGCTCGCGGCAGGTCGCCGCAACTCGGCGATCGCGGCCACGCTCGGGCTCAGCGACAAGACCGTCCGCAACCACCTGTCGGCCATTCTCACCAAACTGCAGGTGTCGGATCGCTCGGCCGCGATCGTGCGGGCGCGAGAGGCGGGTCTGGGACGCGAGCGGTGACCGATGCGCCGGCCGGTCAGGCCGAAACCAGTTGGCCCCGAAGGAAACCGATGCAGTCGGCCAGGTCCGGGTCGGTCGGCTCCGGCAGCGCGTGTGCGGGCCACCAGCGCACGTCGTCGGACTCGTCCGAGACCGCGATGCGTGCGCCCTCGGGGGCCACGGCGGCGATCCGCAGGTCCCAGTGCGCGGTGCACCGGCCGAAGGCCGCGGTCAGGTCGTGCCGGTGCAGGAAGAGCGCACCGGGCACCGCGCGCAGCCCGTCGATGCCGGACTCCTCGGTCGCCTCACGCACGGCGGCGCCCGCGACGGTCCGGTCGCCCGGCTCGAAGTGCCCGCCGGGCTGCAGCCACAGCCGGGCCTTCTTGTGCAGCACCAGCAGCACCCGCGTCAGGTCGTGGGAGAAGACGACCGCGCCGGCGGTGAAGTGCTCGGGCGGGCCGTCGCGCCAGAGCGCGTCGTCGTATGCCGCGAGGTGATCCACGAAAGCATCCCGGGTGGGGCTGGGAGCAGCCGCGCGAAGCACCTCGAAGGCGTTGTCCCGCAGTGCTTTTCGGCTCTCGTCCGTCACGATCGGCAGGCCGTCGGGCGTCACTCGTCGCCCTGGGCGCCGCCGGAGCCGTCGTCCTTCGTGTCCTTGCCCTCCCGCTCGGCGTCCAGCTCCGCGGTGCCCTGGGCGAGCAACGCCTCCAGGGCTGCGTCGACCTCGTCCGGCGCGGCGGACTCGGTGTCGGGGGACTGGCGGCGGCGCACGTAACCCTGCGGGTCGTCCAGGTCGTCCGCTGTCGGCGCGAAGTCCGGGTGCTTCCACGCGTCGTCCCGCGACTGCTGGCCGAGAGCGTCCTCCAGCTGGGTGAACACCTGCGCGGCGTCACGCAACCGGCGGGGGCGCAGCTCCAGCCCGACGAGGGAGGCGAAGACCCGCTCGGCAGGACCACCGGTCGCGCGGCGGCGCCGGACCGCCTCGGACAGCTGCGTGGTGTGCGGCAGATGCTTGCCCGCCGCCTCGTTCGTGACGACGTCCACCCAGCCCTCGACGAGTGCGAGCAGCGTCTCCAGGTGGGCGAGCGCCCGCTGCTGCGCCTCGGACGGCTCGGCGCTGAACAGCGAGCCCTGCAACGCCTCCTGCATCGCGGCGGGGTCGCTCGGGTCGGCGTCGGCGACGGCACGTTCGATGCCGTCGGTGTCGATTGAGATGTCCCCGGCATACGACTGCACGGCTGCGATCAGCGCCGGGCCGAGCCAGGGCACCGCAGCGAACAGCCGGGCCCGGGCGGCCTCGCGCACCGCCAGGTAGAGGTTGACCTCGCCCGCGTCGACCTCGAGTCCGTCGGCGAACTCCGACACGTTGGCCGGCAGCATCGCCACGCCGTCGGTGAGGGGGAGGCCGACCTCACTGCCGCTGACCAGGTCGCCGGCCAGGGCGCCGACCGCCTGGCCGACCTGCGCGCCGAACATGCCGGCACTCATCCGCGCCATCATCG
This genomic window from Flexivirga oryzae contains:
- a CDS encoding sensor histidine kinase gives rise to the protein HRWTIRRLARAASPEREQLAWLLVSVLPIIVAILVGPPVVLFVVTLLTTVTLLVGIVRYELFDVKLILRSGLLYGALIGLAAGAYFAAVAAAGIVSSSTAVPTFFAAAVVALLARPAYIGLSRWIGRFVYGDRTDPARALGRLGPGMEGALGPDLDAVVAAVAHSLRSPYVEVVGADGQVLATAGRPQQHAAQEIALSRDTDRVGTLRVCWRTPTDPPSRAERALVEVLAVSVAVAVHATRLARDVEESRARVIEVRAAERSRLRADLHDGVGPSLSGAALGIEAALRTDRLEDTREILAVVHGEIKQLVREIRCLIDDLGPAGLEHGRLPEALAAHASAVNALGVVHVTVAVDALPPVTLPVEVAAHRIATEAITNVVRHSGATTAHVSLRCDERSLVLEVSDDGVGLDGSTPGVGRGSMRERAESVGGTLTLGDRSPHGTCVRAELPLQEPR
- a CDS encoding response regulator, whose product is MSADAPVRVVLADDHPMYRYGVAAVLASEPRVELVGEAQSGRELLALVERTGPDVVVTDLRMPDLDGIAVTRELGMTNPDLPVLVLTMHDDDESVFGAMRAGARGYLLKGADADELIATIRTVAAGGTAFGPSVARRIVGFYLESTSRFAQGAFPELTTREREVLDLLAAGRRNSAIAATLGLSDKTVRNHLSAILTKLQVSDRSAAIVRAREAGLGRER
- a CDS encoding NUDIX domain-containing protein produces the protein MTDESRKALRDNAFEVLRAAAPSPTRDAFVDHLAAYDDALWRDGPPEHFTAGAVVFSHDLTRVLLVLHKKARLWLQPGGHFEPGDRTVAGAAVREATEESGIDGLRAVPGALFLHRHDLTAAFGRCTAHWDLRIAAVAPEGARIAVSDESDDVRWWPAHALPEPTDPDLADCIGFLRGQLVSA
- a CDS encoding zinc-dependent metalloprotease; the protein is MSNNPPERPDDDDAQQPDLSELLRSILGGDSGNDQLASALEQMGVQDMNPQMMQMLQSQLQAMMSGPVDGAVNLELATDVARKTVSAAGDASVGAAATRDVEQVVQVANLWLDEVTDFPAIGPAKALSRAEWVDQTMPMWRQLVEPVAAGVNGAIEKAMGEQLRRLDPGDAEQLGLPAGINPAALMGQMQPMMARMSAGMFGAQVGQAVGALAGDLVSGSEVGLPLTDGVAMLPANVSEFADGLEVDAGEVNLYLAVREAARARLFAAVPWLGPALIAAVQSYAGDISIDTDGIERAVADADPSDPAAMQEALQGSLFSAEPSEAQQRALAHLETLLALVEGWVDVVTNEAAGKHLPHTTQLSEAVRRRRATGGPAERVFASLVGLELRPRRLRDAAQVFTQLEDALGQQSRDDAWKHPDFAPTADDLDDPQGYVRRRQSPDTESAAPDEVDAALEALLAQGTAELDAEREGKDTKDDGSGGAQGDE